The DNA sequence GCGTCGAACCGGTCCAGGGGGGCCGCGAACGAGGCGGAGTCCCGCGTCTCGGCCGCCCGGATCGCCGCCCGGCTCGACTCCGCCGCCTGGCGCAGCACCACGAAGTCGGTCAGCGGGGCCATCAGGGCGCTGGCACGCCGCACCGCCGCCGCGGCGGCCGGCAGGTCGGAGGCCTGCGACGCTGCGTGCGCCTCGTCGAACGTCTTCACCAGCGCCTCGATCTCCGAGTCGGAGAGGAAGGACGCCAGAAGCTCGTCGATTCGGATCAGGAACAGACTCACCTTGCCGGGATCCTTCCCGCCGACGGCACGCTCCGCCTGCTCGATCGCCCGGTCGGTCTTGTCGAGGGTCGACCGCAGATCGCCCGGAGTGGCGGCCGCGATCAGGGCGAAGGCGGTCAGGGCGCACAGGGCCCTTCGCCCGCACTCTGCCGCCCGCCGCGGCGCGTCAGTAGCCGAGGTCATGCAGCCTGTTATCATCGATGCCGAAGTGGTGGGCGATCTCGTGCAGCACCGTCCTGCGGACCTCCTCCCGGATCTCGGCGTCGCTCCCGCCGATCGCTTCGACGTTCCCCTGGAAGATGGTGATCTTGTCGGGAAACACCATGCCGTACCGTGAGTCCCGGCGTGTCAGCGGCTGGCCCTGGTACAGTCCGAGGAGGCGGCCGCCGCGGCGGCCGAAACGCCGCGACTCTCCCGGGGACGGCAGGTCCTCCACGATGATCGCGACGTTGTCGAGCCGCTCCTTGAAGTCGTCCGGAAGCGATTCGATCGCCTCCGACACCAGCCGCTCGAAACGCGCCCGGTCCACGTTCCCTCCTCACCCCGACATCTTCACGATGGCGTCCCACTCGCGGTCGGCGACCGGCATGACCGACAGCCGCGAGATGCGCACCAGCGGAAACTTCGCGAACTCCTTCAGCTTCTTGATCTCGCCGAGCGTCACCGGCCGGGGCAGCCTCCCGTCGGGGAGGATGTCCACCGCCGCGCGCTTGCCCGACGGATCTTCGGGGTCGGGGAACGCGTCCCCCGCGGCCCGGGCCATCCCGACCACCGCCTTCTCGCCGCCGGTGTGGTAGTACAGGATCCGGTCGCCCCGGCGGACGGCCCTGAGGTGCTGCTGCGCCAGCGGGTTCTTCACGCCCGACCAGCGCGTCCGCCCGTCTTTCACGAGGTCGTCGAAGCTGTAGTGCGTCGGTTCTTCTTTGAAGAGCCAGTTCATGGTCGTCCTCAGCACCCTGGAAAGCAGGGCGTGCCGATGAGCAAAGCCGCCCTGGCGCGCAAGGTCCCGGCGATCTCGATCGTCTTCAGGACCGCGGCGCGCGCCGCGTCCTGCGAGCCGGGCGTCGTCGCGTGCTTCAGGAGGAGGGCCGCGCCGAGCCTCTGGTGCGCCTCCTCGTCCGGCTGGATGAAGTTGCGGTACAGACGCAGCGTCTCCGCGTCGCCGCGCCCGCTGCACAGGCGCATGAAGTTCTCGTTGACCTCGTAGGCGATCGACTCCAGGGTGTAGAGACCCGCGGCCACCCGCTCGATCGACGTCTGCAGGGACTTGAGGTAGTCGAACAGCGCGTTCGGTTGCGGCGGAACGAAAGCCGCGGGATCGAACCCCAGTTCCTTGAGCCGCTTCCCCACGAGCTCGAAATGCCGCGCCTCGTCTCCGGCCTGGCGGGCCAGCGCCACCTTGACGTCCACCTCGGGTGTCGAGGGGATCCACAGCGCCGCCAGCTCGCTGACGCTGATCTCGTTCGCGAGGGCGATCTGAAGCAGCCGGACCTGGTCCCCCGTGCCGGCGCCGATCCCCGCCCCCGCCGCGCCAAGCGCGGCGCTTCCCGAGGCGGTGAGAGCGCGCAGCCCCTCCTGCTTCAGACCGTCCAGCTCCCGCAGGAAGTCGGCGCTCTGCATGGGCGATTTCCTCAGGCCGTGTGGCCGAGCGAGGGGCGCAGAAGCGGCGGCGCGCCGCGCTTGACGAGAACATCGCGCGCCCGCCAGGCCGACGCCTCGTCGAGATCGACGAGGGGGCGGACCTCTCCCGCCTCGCGGACGGCGATCGGCACGCCGTCGCGATAGAGGATGCGGCCCGCGCCTGTCGGCGCGATCCGCGGTCCGGGGAGGAGCAGGCCCACGAGATTGAGCGGGTCGGCGCTGCCGATCGGAAGCAGCGAGCCGGAGGGGCCGGCCCGCCTGACGGCGCGCAGGCGCTCCACCGCCTCCGGCCGCGCGAACTGCTCTCCCGAGACACCGGCGACGAAGCGGCCGCCGCGGACCTCGCCGCGTCCTTCCATTCTGCGCAGCACCCGCAGGAGGTCTCTCCAGGGCGGCATCGCCCCCTCGCGTTCGAGAAGACGCCGGAACACGATGCCATAGCGCCGCAGCAGGACCGGGGCGATCGTCTCGGCGGGGGAGTCCTCCG is a window from the Candidatus Dormiibacterota bacterium genome containing:
- a CDS encoding EVE domain-containing protein, yielding MNWLFKEEPTHYSFDDLVKDGRTRWSGVKNPLAQQHLRAVRRGDRILYYHTGGEKAVVGMARAAGDAFPDPEDPSGKRAAVDILPDGRLPRPVTLGEIKKLKEFAKFPLVRISRLSVMPVADREWDAIVKMSG
- a CDS encoding metallopeptidase family protein gives rise to the protein MDRARFERLVSEAIESLPDDFKERLDNVAIIVEDLPSPGESRRFGRRGGRLLGLYQGQPLTRRDSRYGMVFPDKITIFQGNVEAIGGSDAEIREEVRRTVLHEIAHHFGIDDNRLHDLGY
- a CDS encoding ferritin-like domain-containing protein is translated as MQSADFLRELDGLKQEGLRALTASGSAALGAAGAGIGAGTGDQVRLLQIALANEISVSELAALWIPSTPEVDVKVALARQAGDEARHFELVGKRLKELGFDPAAFVPPQPNALFDYLKSLQTSIERVAAGLYTLESIAYEVNENFMRLCSGRGDAETLRLYRNFIQPDEEAHQRLGAALLLKHATTPGSQDAARAAVLKTIEIAGTLRARAALLIGTPCFPGC